One window from the genome of Pararhizobium gei encodes:
- the rplE gene encoding 50S ribosomal protein L5: MADTKNYEPRLKTEYAERITKVMQEKFNYSNVMQIPRLDKIVINMGVGESTGDSKKPTVAAADLAAIAGQKPVITKARTSIAGFKLREGMPIGAKVTLRGVRMYEFLDRLINIALPRVRDFRGLNPKSFDGRGNFAMGVKEHIVFPEINYDKVDQMWGMDIIVCTTARNDDEARALLTEFNFPFRQ; this comes from the coding sequence ATGGCTGACACCAAGAATTATGAGCCCCGTCTGAAGACGGAATATGCTGAACGCATCACCAAGGTGATGCAGGAAAAGTTCAACTATTCGAACGTCATGCAGATCCCGCGGCTCGACAAGATCGTGATCAATATGGGCGTTGGTGAATCCACCGGCGATTCGAAGAAGCCGACCGTTGCTGCAGCCGATCTTGCAGCGATTGCCGGCCAGAAGCCTGTTATCACGAAGGCCCGTACCTCCATCGCCGGCTTCAAGCTGCGCGAAGGCATGCCCATCGGCGCGAAGGTAACCCTGCGCGGCGTTCGCATGTATGAATTTCTGGATCGCCTGATCAACATCGCGCTTCCGCGCGTTCGAGATTTCCGCGGTCTCAATCCGAAGTCCTTCGATGGCCGTGGCAATTTCGCCATGGGCGTCAAGGAACACATTGTGTTCCCGGAGATCAACTACGACAAGGTTGATCAGATGTGGGGCATGGACATCATCGTTTGCACGACGGCAAGGAACGACGACGAGGCACGGGCTCTGCTCACAGAGTTCAACTTCCCGTTTCGCCAATAA
- the rpsN gene encoding 30S ribosomal protein S14, which translates to MAKTSAIEKNNRRRKSVAQEAGKRAALKATIMNQSLPIEERFKATLKLASLPRDGSKTRVRNRCEVTGRPRAYYRKLKMSRIALRELGNFGKVPGIVKSSW; encoded by the coding sequence ATGGCGAAGACGAGCGCAATTGAAAAAAACAATCGCCGCCGTAAGTCGGTTGCTCAGGAGGCCGGAAAGCGGGCTGCCCTGAAGGCCACTATCATGAACCAGTCTCTTCCGATCGAAGAGCGCTTCAAGGCTACTTTGAAGTTGGCGAGCCTGCCGCGTGACGGTTCCAAGACCCGCGTTCGCAACCGTTGCGAAGTGACAGGTCGTCCGCGCGCCTATTATCGCAAACTGAAGATGTCGCGTATTGCGCTTCGTGAACTTGGCAATTTCGGCAAGGTGCCGGGCATTGTTAAGTCGAGCTGGTAA
- the rpsH gene encoding 30S ribosomal protein S8, with protein MAMTDPLGDMLTRIRNGAARRKSSVSTPASKLRARVLDVLQAEGYIRGYSEVEFGNGKAEINIELKYYEGASVIREIGRVSKPGRRVYVSVKSIPQVANGLGITILSTPKGVMADHQAREQNVGGEVLCSVF; from the coding sequence ATGGCAATGACAGATCCGCTGGGCGATATGCTCACCCGTATCCGCAATGGCGCCGCACGCCGCAAGTCGAGTGTTTCCACTCCGGCTTCCAAGCTGCGCGCACGCGTTCTGGATGTCCTTCAGGCTGAAGGCTACATCCGTGGATACTCCGAAGTCGAATTTGGTAACGGCAAGGCCGAGATCAATATCGAACTGAAATACTATGAAGGTGCGTCGGTGATCCGTGAGATCGGCCGCGTATCGAAGCCGGGCCGCCGGGTTTATGTCTCGGTCAAGTCCATTCCGCAGGTCGCGAACGGTCTCGGTATCACTATCCTTTCGACTCCGAAGGGTGTGATGGCCGATCACCAGGCACGTGAACAGAACGTTGGCGGTGAGGTTCTCTGCTCCGTATTCTAA
- the rplF gene encoding 50S ribosomal protein L6 yields the protein MSRIGKKPVPVPAGVTATVSGQTVTAKGPKGELFFVANDEVVVKLEDNNAVSVTPVDQSKDARSKWGMSRTMIENIFKGVKDGYERKLEINGVGYRASLQGKNLQLALGFSHDVVYQTPEGISIAVPKPTEIVVTGINKQQVGQVAAEIREYRGPEPYKGKGVKYAGERIVRKEGKKK from the coding sequence ATGTCTCGTATCGGTAAGAAACCCGTTCCGGTTCCTGCAGGTGTCACGGCCACGGTAAGTGGCCAGACGGTGACTGCAAAGGGCCCGAAAGGTGAACTCTTCTTCGTTGCTAACGACGAAGTCGTCGTAAAGCTGGAAGACAACAACGCGGTGTCGGTGACCCCGGTTGACCAGTCCAAGGATGCTCGGTCCAAGTGGGGCATGTCCCGCACGATGATCGAAAACATCTTCAAGGGCGTCAAGGACGGCTACGAGCGCAAGCTCGAAATCAACGGCGTCGGCTATCGCGCGTCGCTGCAGGGCAAGAACCTGCAGCTGGCACTCGGCTTCAGCCACGACGTGGTCTATCAGACTCCGGAAGGCATTTCGATTGCTGTGCCCAAGCCGACGGAAATCGTCGTCACCGGCATCAACAAGCAGCAGGTCGGCCAGGTTGCCGCGGAAATCCGCGAATACCGTGGCCCCGAGCCCTACAAGGGCAAGGGCGTCAAGTATGCCGGCGAGCGGATTGTCCGCAAAGAAGGCAAGAAGAAGTAA
- the rplR gene encoding 50S ribosomal protein L18 gives MATRKDTLVRRASRVRRQVKAVANGRLRLSVHRSSKNIYAQVIDDVAGKTVASASTLDTDLRSSLKTGADTAAAAAVGKLLAERASKAGVKDVVFDRGAFIYHGRVKALAEAAREGGLNF, from the coding sequence ATGGCTACAAGGAAAGATACACTTGTGCGCCGCGCCAGCCGCGTGCGCCGTCAAGTCAAGGCAGTCGCCAATGGCCGCCTGCGCCTGTCCGTTCATCGCTCGTCGAAGAACATCTACGCACAGGTTATCGATGATGTTGCAGGCAAGACCGTTGCGTCCGCCTCGACACTCGACACAGATCTGCGTTCGTCGCTTAAGACGGGCGCCGACACGGCAGCTGCTGCTGCCGTAGGCAAGCTCCTTGCGGAGCGCGCCTCGAAGGCTGGTGTCAAGGACGTCGTCTTTGATCGTGGCGCCTTCATCTATCACGGCCGCGTCAAGGCGCTCGCCGAGGCAGCCCGCGAGGGTGGCCTGAACTTCTAA
- the rpsE gene encoding 30S ribosomal protein S5 gives MAQEKRGSRDDRQNREERDSEFVDKLVAINRVAKVVKGGRRFGFAALVVVGDQKGRVGFGHGKAREVPEAIRKATEAAKRELIFVPLRSGRTLHHDVHGRHGAGKVLLRSAKAGTGIIAGGPMRAVFETLGMHDVVAKSTGSSNPYNMIRATFDALKNQAHPKDVAAQRGLKYATLQARRASAGVASEE, from the coding sequence ATGGCACAAGAAAAAAGAGGTTCTCGCGACGATCGCCAGAACCGCGAGGAGCGCGACAGCGAATTCGTCGATAAGCTCGTGGCAATCAACCGCGTCGCGAAAGTCGTCAAGGGCGGCCGTCGTTTCGGCTTTGCTGCTCTCGTCGTCGTCGGCGACCAGAAGGGCCGCGTCGGCTTCGGTCATGGCAAGGCGCGCGAAGTACCGGAAGCGATCCGCAAGGCGACTGAAGCCGCCAAGCGCGAACTGATCTTCGTTCCGCTGCGCTCGGGCCGCACGCTTCACCACGACGTCCATGGCCGTCACGGCGCCGGCAAGGTTTTGCTGCGCTCCGCCAAGGCTGGTACCGGCATCATCGCCGGTGGTCCGATGCGCGCTGTTTTCGAAACGCTCGGCATGCACGACGTCGTTGCGAAGTCGACCGGTTCGTCGAACCCCTACAACATGATTCGCGCCACGTTTGACGCCCTGAAGAATCAGGCGCATCCGAAGGACGTCGCGGCTCAGCGCGGCCTGAAATATGCCACGCTGCAGGCCCGTCGTGCGTCCGCCGGCGTTGCTTCCGAAGAATAA
- the rpmD gene encoding 50S ribosomal protein L30, translating into MATKEVAGKTVTVEQIGSPIRRPAVQRATLIGLGLNKMHRVRTLEDTPSVRGMIRAVQHLVRVVDEK; encoded by the coding sequence ATGGCCACTAAAGAAGTCGCAGGAAAGACGGTTACCGTCGAACAGATCGGTAGCCCCATCCGCCGCCCGGCCGTACAGCGCGCTACGCTGATCGGTCTCGGTCTTAACAAGATGCACCGGGTACGCACGCTGGAAGATACCCCTTCCGTTCGTGGCATGATCCGGGCCGTCCAGCACCTCGTTCGCGTCGTCGACGAAAAGTGA
- the rplO gene encoding 50S ribosomal protein L15, which translates to MKLNEIKDNEGSTKNRKRLGRGIGSGSGKTAGRGVKGQKARSGVAINGFEGGQMPIYRRLPKRGFNNIFRSDFVVVSLGRIQTAIDAKKLDASKTVDAAALQAAGVIRRAKDGVRVLADGELTAKVTIEVAGASKPAIEKIEKAGGSIKLLSGAAE; encoded by the coding sequence ATGAAACTGAATGAAATCAAAGACAACGAAGGTTCGACCAAGAACCGCAAGCGTCTCGGCCGTGGTATCGGTTCCGGGTCCGGCAAGACGGCCGGCCGCGGTGTGAAGGGTCAGAAGGCGCGCTCCGGCGTTGCCATCAATGGCTTCGAAGGCGGCCAGATGCCCATCTACCGTCGCCTGCCGAAGCGCGGCTTCAACAACATCTTCCGTTCGGACTTTGTTGTCGTGTCGCTCGGCCGCATCCAGACTGCAATCGACGCGAAGAAGCTTGATGCTTCCAAGACCGTCGATGCTGCCGCTCTCCAGGCCGCCGGTGTCATCCGTCGCGCCAAGGACGGTGTTCGCGTTCTGGCCGATGGCGAACTGACGGCTAAGGTGACGATCGAAGTTGCCGGAGCCTCCAAGCCTGCGATCGAAAAGATCGAAAAGGCCGGTGGTTCGATCAAGCTGCTCTCGGGCGCTGCTGAATAA
- the secY gene encoding preprotein translocase subunit SecY, which translates to MASAAEQLASNLNFSTFAKAEDLKKRLWFTLGALLVYRLGTYIPLPGLNPEAFAQAFAGQSGGILGLFNMFSGGAVERMAIFALGIMPYISASIIVQLMTSVVPSLEQLKKEGEQGRKVINQYTRYGTVLLGVLQAYGIAVGLESGNGLVADPGWFFKISTVISLLGGTMFLMWLGEQITSRGIGNGISLIIFAGIVAALPSALAGTLELGRTGALSTPLILAIIVMVVGVIALIVFVERAQRRLLIQYPKRQVGNKMFQGDTSHLPLKLNTAGVIPAIFASSLLLLPATLAGFANSASVPSWATTIVAALGHGQPLYMVLYGAMIAFFAFFYTAIVFNPKDTADNLKKHGGFILGIRPGERTAEYIDYVLTRITVIGALYLMFVCILPEVLIAQTGVPFYLGGTSLLIVVSVTLDTVAQVQGHLIAQQYEGLIKKSKLRGGKRGR; encoded by the coding sequence ATGGCTTCGGCAGCGGAACAACTTGCCTCTAATCTCAATTTCTCAACTTTCGCAAAGGCGGAAGATCTGAAGAAGCGCCTCTGGTTTACGCTTGGCGCGCTTCTCGTTTATCGTCTCGGCACCTATATCCCGCTTCCCGGGCTCAACCCGGAAGCCTTTGCCCAGGCATTTGCGGGGCAGAGCGGCGGCATTCTTGGCCTGTTCAACATGTTTTCCGGCGGCGCCGTCGAGCGCATGGCGATTTTCGCCCTTGGGATCATGCCTTATATTTCCGCTTCCATCATCGTTCAGCTAATGACCTCCGTGGTTCCCTCTCTGGAGCAGCTGAAGAAGGAAGGCGAGCAGGGCCGCAAGGTCATCAACCAGTATACCCGGTACGGCACGGTGCTGCTGGGTGTGTTGCAGGCCTACGGCATCGCGGTCGGCCTTGAAAGCGGCAACGGTCTTGTTGCCGATCCGGGCTGGTTCTTCAAGATTTCCACGGTCATCTCGCTGCTCGGCGGCACGATGTTTCTGATGTGGCTTGGCGAACAGATCACGTCACGCGGTATTGGCAACGGCATCTCTCTGATCATCTTCGCCGGTATTGTCGCCGCTCTGCCGAGCGCGCTTGCCGGGACGTTGGAACTGGGCCGCACAGGCGCTTTGTCGACCCCGCTGATTCTTGCGATCATCGTGATGGTCGTCGGCGTTATCGCGCTGATCGTTTTTGTCGAACGTGCGCAGCGCCGGCTTTTGATTCAGTATCCAAAGCGTCAGGTCGGCAACAAGATGTTCCAGGGGGATACGTCGCATCTGCCGCTCAAACTGAACACGGCAGGCGTCATTCCGGCGATTTTCGCGTCTTCCCTTCTGCTTTTGCCCGCAACGCTTGCCGGCTTCGCCAACAGCGCGTCCGTCCCGTCCTGGGCAACGACCATCGTGGCGGCGCTGGGGCACGGGCAGCCGCTCTACATGGTGCTCTATGGCGCGATGATTGCATTCTTTGCCTTCTTCTACACGGCGATCGTCTTCAATCCGAAGGACACCGCCGACAACTTGAAAAAGCATGGCGGCTTCATCCTCGGCATTCGTCCAGGTGAGCGGACCGCCGAATATATCGACTATGTGTTGACGCGCATTACGGTGATCGGCGCTCTCTACCTGATGTTCGTCTGCATTCTGCCGGAAGTTCTCATCGCGCAGACCGGTGTACCATTCTACCTTGGTGGTACGTCGCTTTTGATTGTTGTCAGCGTGACCCTGGATACTGTAGCACAGGTGCAGGGTCACCTTATTGCTCAGCAGTATGAGGGGCTGATCAAGAAGTCGAAGCTGCGTGGAGGCAAGAGGGGCCGATGA
- a CDS encoding adenylate kinase: MRLIFLGPPGAGKGTQAKLLTEKYGIPQLSTGDMLRAAVAEQSDVGKRAKAVMDAGHLVSDEIVNEIVSERIDSADCVRGFILDGYPRTVPQAIALGKMLEGKGLRLDSVIELKVDEEALVQRIENRVAETLAAGGKVRSDDNPEAFKKRLVEYREKTAPLSQHYATTGELRTVDGMAPVETVTKEIDRILALASADA, from the coding sequence ATGAGACTTATATTTTTGGGACCGCCGGGGGCAGGCAAGGGGACACAGGCCAAGCTCCTGACAGAGAAATATGGTATTCCTCAACTTTCGACGGGAGACATGCTGCGCGCCGCGGTTGCTGAACAGAGCGATGTCGGCAAGCGCGCCAAGGCGGTCATGGATGCCGGGCATCTGGTTTCCGACGAAATCGTCAATGAGATCGTTTCGGAGCGGATCGATTCGGCGGATTGCGTCAGGGGGTTCATTCTCGATGGTTACCCCCGTACCGTCCCTCAGGCGATCGCTCTTGGTAAAATGCTGGAAGGTAAGGGACTTCGTCTCGATTCTGTCATAGAACTGAAGGTTGACGAAGAAGCGCTTGTACAACGCATCGAGAATCGCGTAGCCGAGACCTTGGCCGCTGGCGGGAAGGTTCGATCGGATGATAATCCGGAAGCCTTCAAGAAGCGTCTGGTCGAATACCGGGAGAAAACAGCGCCCTTGTCGCAGCATTATGCAACGACGGGTGAGTTGCGAACGGTAGACGGAATGGCGCCGGTTGAAACGGTGACCAAAGAGATCGACAGGATTCTGGCTTTGGCATCTGCCGACGCTTAA
- the rpsM gene encoding 30S ribosomal protein S13, protein MARIAGVNIPTAKRVVIALRYIHGIGPKFAQEIVDKVGIPAERRVHQLTDAEVLQIREAIDRDYQVEGDLRRENSMNIKRLMDLGCYRGLRHRRSLPVRGQRTHTNARTRKGPAKAIAGKKK, encoded by the coding sequence GTGGCTCGTATCGCTGGCGTCAACATCCCGACGGCAAAGCGCGTGGTAATCGCGCTCCGTTACATTCACGGGATCGGTCCGAAATTCGCACAGGAAATCGTCGACAAGGTCGGTATTCCGGCTGAGCGTCGCGTTCACCAGCTGACGGACGCCGAAGTCCTTCAGATCCGCGAGGCGATCGATCGTGACTATCAGGTCGAAGGCGACCTGCGTCGCGAAAACTCGATGAACATCAAGCGTCTGATGGACCTCGGCTGCTACCGCGGCCTGCGCCATCGTCGCTCGCTGCCGGTTCGCGGCCAGCGCACGCATACCAACGCCCGTACCCGCAAGGGTCCGGCAAAGGCGATTGCAGGCAAGAAGAAGTAA
- the rpsK gene encoding 30S ribosomal protein S11 gives MAKEATRVRRRERKNISTGVAHVNSSFNNTMITITDAQGNAIAWSSAGSKGFKGSRKSTPFAAQMAAEDAAKKAQEHGMKTLEVEVCGPGSGRESALRALQAAGFMITSIRDVTPIPHNGCRPRKKRRV, from the coding sequence ATGGCCAAGGAAGCCACACGCGTTCGCCGTCGCGAACGGAAAAACATTTCTACGGGCGTCGCGCACGTCAACTCGTCGTTCAACAACACGATGATCACCATCACCGATGCGCAGGGCAACGCGATTGCTTGGTCGTCGGCTGGTTCGAAGGGCTTTAAGGGTTCGCGCAAGTCGACCCCGTTCGCGGCCCAGATGGCTGCCGAAGACGCCGCCAAGAAGGCGCAGGAACACGGCATGAAGACGCTCGAAGTCGAAGTCTGCGGCCCGGGTTCCGGCCGTGAATCGGCTTTGCGCGCCTTGCAGGCTGCCGGCTTCATGATCACCTCGATCCGTGACGTGACGCCGATCCCGCACAATGGTTGCCGTCCGCGCAAGAAGCGCCGCGTTTAA
- a CDS encoding DNA-directed RNA polymerase subunit alpha, which produces MIQKNWQELIKPNKVEFSSTGRTKVSLVAEPLERGFGLTLGNALRRVLLSSLRGAAVTAVQIDGVLHEFSSIPGVREDVTDIVLNIKEIAIKMDGDDAKRMVVRKQGPGVVTAGDIQTVGDIEILNPNHVICTLDEGAEIRMEFTVNNGKGYVPADRNRSEDAPIGLIPVDSLYSPVKKVSYKVENTREGQVLDYDKLSMQIETDGSVTGEDAVAFAARILQDQLGVFVNFDEPQKEAEEEAVTELAFNPALLKKVDELELSVRSANCLKNDNIVYIGDLIQKTEAEMLRTPNFGRKSLNEIKEVLASMGLHLGMEVPAWPPENIEDLAKRYEDQY; this is translated from the coding sequence ATGATTCAGAAAAACTGGCAGGAACTGATCAAGCCGAACAAGGTCGAGTTCTCCTCGACCGGCCGCACCAAGGTCAGCCTTGTTGCCGAGCCGCTCGAGCGTGGCTTTGGCCTGACGCTCGGCAACGCGCTTCGCCGCGTTCTTTTGTCGTCGCTTCGCGGCGCTGCGGTCACCGCAGTGCAGATCGACGGCGTCCTGCACGAGTTCTCCTCGATCCCGGGTGTCCGGGAAGACGTGACGGACATCGTGCTTAACATCAAGGAAATCGCCATCAAGATGGATGGCGACGACGCAAAGCGCATGGTTGTGCGCAAGCAGGGTCCGGGCGTTGTAACCGCCGGTGACATCCAGACGGTTGGCGATATCGAAATCCTCAACCCGAACCATGTGATCTGCACCCTCGACGAGGGCGCCGAGATCCGCATGGAATTCACCGTCAACAACGGCAAGGGCTACGTTCCTGCCGACCGCAACCGTTCGGAAGACGCACCGATCGGCCTCATCCCGGTTGACAGCCTGTATTCGCCTGTCAAGAAAGTGTCCTACAAGGTGGAAAACACCCGCGAAGGCCAGGTTCTCGACTACGACAAGCTGTCGATGCAGATCGAGACCGATGGTTCAGTGACCGGTGAAGATGCAGTCGCTTTCGCAGCCCGCATCCTTCAGGACCAGCTCGGCGTTTTCGTCAACTTCGACGAACCACAGAAGGAAGCCGAAGAAGAAGCCGTTACCGAACTGGCGTTCAATCCGGCCCTTCTCAAGAAGGTCGACGAACTGGAACTTTCCGTCCGTTCGGCCAACTGCCTGAAGAACGACAACATCGTCTATATCGGCGACCTCATTCAGAAGACCGAAGCCGAAATGCTTCGCACTCCGAACTTTGGCCGCAAGTCGCTGAACGAAATCAAGGAAGTTCTCGCTTCCATGGGCCTGCATCTCGGCATGGAAGTGCCCGCATGGCCGCCCGAGAACATCGAAGATCTCGCCAAGCGGTACGAAGACCAGTATTAA
- the rplQ gene encoding 50S ribosomal protein L17, with the protein MRHGVAGRKLNRTASHRKAMFANMAASLIEHEQIITTLPKAKEIRPIVEKLVTLGKKGDLHARRQAISQIRDVAVVGKLFDAIATRYATRNGGYLRIMKAGYRHGDNAALAVIEFVDRDPSAKGAKDIVRVAAEAEAADAA; encoded by the coding sequence ATGCGCCATGGTGTAGCCGGCCGCAAGCTGAATAGAACTGCAAGCCATCGCAAGGCAATGTTTGCCAATATGGCCGCTTCGCTCATCGAACATGAGCAGATCATCACGACCTTGCCGAAGGCGAAGGAAATCCGCCCGATCGTCGAGAAGCTCGTGACGCTCGGCAAAAAGGGTGACCTTCATGCCCGCCGTCAGGCCATCTCGCAGATCCGCGACGTTGCCGTCGTCGGCAAGCTGTTCGATGCCATCGCAACGCGCTACGCGACCCGCAACGGTGGTTACCTGCGCATCATGAAGGCCGGCTATCGTCACGGCGACAATGCGGCGCTCGCCGTCATTGAGTTCGTCGATCGCGATCCGTCGGCCAAGGGCGCCAAGGACATCGTTCGCGTTGCCGCCGAAGCTGAGGCTGCCGACGCAGCGTAA
- a CDS encoding DegQ family serine endoprotease, with amino-acid sequence MQLSFAPLVKQTANAVVNVYAEKTVQKRSPFAEDPFFEQFFGQRMPNRSEKQSSLGSGVIVGKNGIVVTNNHVIADADDIKVALADGREFESTVILKDDRLDLAVLKIKSDGPFEVVPFGDSDAVEVGDIVLAIGNPFGVGQTVTSGIVSALARNQVVSGDFGFFIQTDAAINPGNSGGGLIDMEGRLIGINTAIFSRGGGSNGVGFAIPANLVKVFVASAEGGNGSFTRPFIGARFDPVTSEVADALGLSRARGALVSSVVEGGPAEKAGMRPGQVVIAVNGIPVEHPDALGYRLTTVGVGHEAKVTVSESGKTRDLTLSLTEAPETPARDERLIEGRNPFAGAVVGNLSPRLADELHMPTSTQGVVITQINRGSPAARVGFQPKDIVIAVNGEPIDKTATLEAIVGDDPSLWRVEIERNGQRIRQFFR; translated from the coding sequence ATGCAGCTCTCCTTTGCGCCGCTGGTCAAACAGACGGCAAACGCCGTGGTCAATGTCTATGCCGAAAAGACGGTCCAGAAACGGTCGCCCTTTGCCGAGGATCCCTTCTTCGAGCAGTTCTTCGGCCAGCGCATGCCCAACAGGTCGGAAAAGCAATCGTCGCTCGGGTCCGGCGTGATCGTCGGCAAGAACGGCATCGTCGTCACCAATAATCACGTGATTGCCGATGCCGACGACATCAAGGTCGCGCTCGCGGATGGCCGGGAATTCGAAAGCACGGTTATCCTCAAGGACGACAGGCTTGACCTTGCTGTGCTGAAGATCAAGTCGGACGGTCCTTTCGAGGTTGTCCCATTCGGAGATTCCGATGCGGTCGAGGTGGGCGACATCGTACTTGCGATCGGCAATCCGTTCGGCGTCGGCCAGACGGTCACCAGCGGCATCGTCTCCGCGCTGGCCCGCAACCAGGTCGTATCGGGAGATTTCGGATTTTTCATCCAGACGGATGCCGCCATCAATCCCGGCAATTCCGGCGGTGGCCTTATCGACATGGAGGGACGGCTGATCGGCATCAACACGGCGATCTTTTCGCGCGGCGGCGGCTCGAACGGGGTCGGTTTTGCCATTCCTGCCAACCTGGTCAAGGTGTTCGTCGCGTCGGCCGAGGGCGGCAATGGCAGCTTCACCCGCCCGTTCATCGGCGCGCGTTTCGATCCGGTCACCTCGGAAGTCGCTGATGCACTGGGGCTGAGCCGCGCCCGCGGCGCGCTCGTCAGTTCGGTCGTGGAAGGTGGCCCGGCGGAAAAGGCCGGCATGCGGCCCGGCCAGGTTGTCATAGCGGTGAATGGCATTCCGGTCGAACACCCGGATGCGCTCGGCTATCGTTTGACGACGGTCGGCGTTGGGCATGAGGCCAAGGTCACCGTCAGCGAAAGCGGCAAGACACGCGATCTCACGCTGTCGCTGACCGAAGCGCCGGAGACACCGGCTCGCGACGAGCGGCTGATTGAGGGCCGCAACCCATTCGCAGGCGCCGTCGTCGGCAATCTCTCGCCGCGTCTGGCAGACGAGTTGCACATGCCGACCTCGACGCAAGGGGTGGTCATCACGCAGATCAATCGCGGCTCGCCCGCCGCCCGCGTTGGGTTTCAGCCAAAGGACATTGTGATCGCCGTCAACGGTGAGCCGATCGACAAGACGGCGACTCTCGAAGCGATTGTCGGCGACGATCCCTCGCTGTGGCGGGTGGAAATCGAGCGCAATGGCCAGCGCATTCGCCAGTTCTTCCGATGA
- a CDS encoding replication-associated recombination protein A has translation MSDLFSPLEPAGMSEKRPLADRLRPESLAEVTGQEHLTGKDGVLARMIASGSLGSMIFWGPPGTGKTTVARLLSGETGLAFEQISAIFSGVADLKRVFEAARVRRMSGRQTLLFVDEIHRFNRAQQDSFLPVMEDGTVILVGATTENPSFELNAALLSRARVMTFKPHDEASLAELLERAEMIEGRPLPLDTDARASLLRMADGDGRAVLTLAEEVWRAARKGEVFDADAVQQIVQRRAPVYDKGQDGHYNLISALHKSVRGSDPDAALYYLCRMFDAGEDPLYLGRRLVRMAVEDIGLADPQALVICNAAKDAYDYLGSPEGELALAQACVYLATAPKSNAVYTAYKAAMRAAKENGSLLPPKHILNAPTKLMKGEGYGDGYRYDHDEPDAFSGQDYFPEKMGRRTFYDPPERGFERDIRKRLDWWAKLRTERGG, from the coding sequence ATGAGCGACCTGTTCTCGCCCTTGGAACCGGCTGGGATGAGCGAGAAACGTCCGCTTGCGGACCGCTTGCGACCGGAAAGCCTGGCAGAAGTGACGGGGCAGGAGCATTTGACGGGCAAGGATGGCGTGCTGGCGCGCATGATCGCGTCCGGGTCTCTCGGCTCGATGATCTTCTGGGGACCTCCGGGCACCGGCAAGACGACGGTCGCCCGGCTGTTATCGGGAGAGACCGGCCTTGCCTTCGAGCAGATATCGGCGATTTTTTCAGGCGTCGCCGATCTGAAGCGGGTCTTCGAGGCTGCCCGTGTCCGGCGCATGTCCGGCCGTCAAACGCTGCTTTTCGTTGACGAGATCCATCGGTTCAACCGCGCCCAACAGGACAGTTTTCTTCCCGTTATGGAAGACGGCACAGTGATTCTGGTCGGGGCGACGACGGAAAACCCCTCCTTTGAACTCAACGCGGCGCTTCTGTCGCGTGCCCGCGTGATGACCTTCAAGCCCCATGACGAGGCGAGCCTTGCGGAACTCCTCGAACGCGCCGAGATGATCGAGGGGCGGCCGCTCCCGCTGGATACCGATGCGCGGGCGAGCCTTCTGCGAATGGCCGATGGCGACGGCCGCGCCGTGCTGACGCTGGCCGAAGAGGTCTGGAGGGCGGCGCGCAAGGGCGAGGTTTTCGACGCGGACGCCGTCCAGCAGATCGTCCAGCGTCGCGCCCCGGTCTATGACAAGGGGCAGGACGGCCATTACAATCTGATTTCCGCCCTGCACAAATCGGTGCGCGGCTCGGACCCGGACGCAGCGCTCTATTACCTCTGCCGCATGTTCGACGCCGGTGAGGACCCACTCTACCTTGGCCGCCGCCTGGTGCGCATGGCGGTCGAGGATATCGGTCTGGCCGATCCGCAGGCGCTGGTGATCTGCAATGCCGCCAAGGATGCCTATGACTATCTCGGATCGCCGGAGGGAGAGCTGGCACTGGCGCAAGCCTGTGTCTATCTCGCGACAGCTCCAAAATCGAATGCCGTCTACACGGCCTATAAGGCCGCCATGCGGGCCGCCAAGGAAAACGGCTCTTTGCTGCCGCCCAAGCATATCCTGAATGCGCCGACGAAGCTGATGAAGGGCGAGGGTTACGGCGACGGATATCGCTATGATCACGACGAGCCGGACGCCTTTTCCGGCCAGGATTATTTTCCCGAGAAGATGGGCCGCAGGACCTTCTACGACCCGCCGGAGCGCGGCTTCGAGCGAGACATCCGCAAGCGGCTGGACTGGTGGGCCAAGCTGAGAACCGAGCGCGGCGGGTAA